A region of Larimichthys crocea isolate SSNF chromosome X, L_crocea_2.0, whole genome shotgun sequence DNA encodes the following proteins:
- the vps37c gene encoding vacuolar protein sorting-associated protein 37C yields MEKLQDLSQSELQELLDNPERVESMALESDEIQNIQLEREMALASNRSLAEQNLDMKPRLESQKEVLVERYSQLEAVRETYRQHCSLRDGMVGQVSPEALFSRLQTEGSKTESESEAIADDFLEGSLPLDSFLDRFLSLRSLAHKRRVRIEKLQEILRQRSEGNPTAMTSSAGISQDPAATASPWNPQTTTATTTNQQQPNSKPHSSSYQNASQPASSSVGGSSGLPYSPYPVTPPNPPSAAAAGSGPINPSSQFPPYPGSGAPFSPGGSYSGPRPAFGPPASAACPYPTQSSFPAPHPGSAFGQYTPSHPQSGPAPYPASYSYGGYSYPAGPAYSNSQSPTGRPIYRPGYGVPQPYS; encoded by the exons ATGGAGAAGCTCCAGGACttgagccaatcagagctccAGGAGCTCCTGGACAACCCGGAGAGGGTGGAGTCTATGGCTCTGGAGTCTGACGAG ATCCAGAACATTCAGCTGGAGAGGGAGATGGCGCTGGCATCAAACCGCAGCCTGGCTGAGCAGAACCTGGACATGAAGCCTCGTCTGGAGTCACAGAAGGAGGTGCTGGTGGAGAGATACTCTCAGCTGGAGGCTGTCAGAGAAACCTACAGACAACACTGCTCCCTGAGAG ATGGCATGGTGGGTCAGGTGTCTCCAGAAGCCTTGTTCTCCAGACTACAGACAGAAGGCAGCAaaacagagtcagagtcagag GCTATAGCTGATGACTTTCTGGAGGGTTCACTGCCACTGGACTCCTTCCTCGACCGCTTCCTCTCCCTGCGCTCCCTCGCTCACAAAAGACGAGTGCGGATAGAGAAACTCCAGGAGATTCTGAGACAGAGGAGTGAGGGCAATCCCACtgccatgacatcatcagcaggCATCAGCCAGGACCCCGCTGCCACAGCCTCACCGTGGAATCCACAGACAACGACAGCAACGACGACAAATCAGCAGCAGCCGAACTCCAAACCTCATTCCTCCAGCTACCAGAATGCCTCGCAGCCGGCCTCCTCGTCTGTAGGGGGCTCCTCCGGCCTCCCCTACAGCCCGTACCCTGTCACCCCCCCAAACCCtccctctgctgcagcagcaggctccGGCCCGATCAACCCCTCCTCGCAGTTCCCTCCCTACCCAGGATCCGGTGCACCTTTCAGCCCGGGAGGGAGCTACTCTGGGCCCAGGCCGGCTTTCGGGCCTCCAGCTTCAGCTGCCTGCCCTTACCCGACCCAGTCCTCGTTCCCTGCCCCTCACCCAGGCTCAGCGTTCGGTCAGTACACCCCCAGCCACCCCCAGAGCGGCCCCGCGCCCTACCCGGCCTCCTACAGCTACGGTGGATACAGCTACCCGGCCGGGCCTGCCTATTCCAATTCTCAGTCGCCAACTGGGAGACCGATCTACAGACCAGGATATGGAGTTCCACAGCCCTACTCCTGA